The DNA segment AATCAAAAAAGACTGAAAGGAGGAAGCTGGCGGAGGCGGGTTTCTTCGAGAGAAGATACGTGTCATCGTACGAAGCAATCAAAAAAGACTGAAAGTCCTCTGGCGTTTCAATGTACTTGTCGAAACCCAGTTCAACGTCCTTGTAGTGAAGCAATCAAAAAAGACTGAAAGTTAAACACAGTGTTAAAGGTACTGTTGATCTTTCGATGTTACACAGAATTGAAGCAATCAAAAAAGACTGAAAGGTCAACGAGTCGTCCGGGCTCGCGAGGTACAAGCAGGTAGTGGTCTGAAGCAATCAAAAAAGACTGAAAGACATATCCTACTGGAGAGAGCGGGGCTATCTCAACCTGCCGTATAAATCGAGAAGCAATCAAAAAAGACTGAAAGCAAACCCCGCGGCTGAAAACGCCCCTTTCCCACGGAAGCCGGTATCCAAAATTGAAGCAATCAAAAAAGACTGAAAGCCACCAGTACTGCGTAAGCTCATAGCGATTATAAACTTAACTAGCGTTTTTACGTAGAAGCAATCAAAAAAGACTGAAAGAGCACCATAGTGATGAAGCTGTGGTTTGAGGCTTTAGCGAGAGCTAGGTTGAACAAGCCGAAGCAATCAAAAAAGACTGAAAGACAAACCACACAAATTCTTAACTGAAATTGATCTTTTCATCTTCGAGAGAAGCAATCAAAAAAGACTGAAAGGTTTTCACTATACTAGCAGGTACATCTCGCTCGCCTGGAAGCAATCAAAAAAGACTGAAAGTTAGCTAGGTCCTCCAGGGATACCTGGTATGGTCTAACATCGAGCACGTGAAGCAATCAAAAAAGACTGAAAGTCTCCCACGAGAAGCACGGAGTAGCCCTTACCGGTTCTCACGAGCGCTACTCCGTGAAGCAATCAAAAAAGACTGAAAGTGTTTCAGCGTCTACGACGTAGCCTTCACTGTAGTCGTAGACCAGCCTCGGCGAAGCAATCAAAAAAGACTGAAAGCTGAGGAACTCTGGGTCTTCTCTAGCCATGTACCTAGCCATGTGTATGTCTGAAGCAATCAAAAAAGACTGAAAGACCGCGGTACACGGAACGGCTTCGCAAGGGTACAACCGTTTTACGATTCAAGGTGAAGCAATCAAAAAAGACTGAAAGATATCATGAAGAGGGGGTGGAGGGTGCGCCTGGTTCTAGTCACCGCGTGAAGCAATCAAAAAAGACTGAAAGACATGGGCGAATCACTTAAGTAGTGCACTACTTAAATTAATACGGGTGAGAAGCAATCAAAAAAGACTGAAAGAGTAAAGATCAGCCGTTCATCACTATTAGATCAAAGAGTGCTGAGTTCAGAAGCAATCAAAAAAGACTGAAAGACTGAGTTGCTGGCTCGGGGAGTGGTTCAGCAATATACTCAAAGAGCGATGAAGCAATCAAAAAAGACTGAAAGATGCCGGATACTGAAACAGCGGTAAGACTGTTTGAGATAGTGAGAGAGCTGGGCAAACTCTTCGCTCTGCACTTTCCGCATGAGAAATGAAGCAATCAAAAAAGACTGAAAGATCTGCGTCTCGAAGGTTGGAGTGAAGGACGAGGTGAAACTGCGGGCTTGCGAAGCAATCAAAAAAGACTGAAAGGAAACGTTATGTACCTCCAAATGGCGTTTGTTCTTCGCCTCGAATAGAAGCTTAGCTATGGGGATTTCTAGAAACCATTTGTATCTCCTCGTAGAATTCTTTTAGGATGTTTTCGCTCTTCTCTTTACCGGCTTCTACGAGGTCCATTTTTTCCTGAAGAATTCTAGTTCTCTCTTCGCCTATGAGTTTACCGAAGTTTTCACTAAGGAATTTAAAGACCTTCTTGCCTCTAGGAGTTGCAACTAGCTTGTTTTTGCTAACTTCCAAGATGTAACCCCTTCTTCTGAGCACGTCAAGTATCTTGGCATATGTTGACGGCCTTCCTATGCCCCTATCCCTCATCAATCTCACCAGCTCACTATAAGTGTAAAGCGGGTACTCGGGTATGGTTATGAACGATACGTCGAGAACAGCATATTCGCCGTCCTTTAACGTGCCGAGGTCCACGGGGTTAAAGCGCTTAGTTAACCTGATAAAGCCCTCTTCAATAATATTCGTTATAAACGAGAACTCCCTGACGAAGTCTCCGAGAACTAGCTTAAACGACGTTCTCTCCACTCTTGCAGCCTTCATTTGGCTGGCTATAAACCTCTTGAATATTAAGTCGTATAGTCTGTAGTCCTCCGGCCTAAGGGGCACGGCTATAGCTATTAACCCAGCGGCCTTTAAGGCCTTGATCTGCCCAGAATCCAGCGGCCTCGTAGGCCTGATGCACTCGTGCGCTCCTTCCTTCTCCCACCTCCTGCCGTGGAAGAACTCCAAGCCAAACACTTTCTCAACGTAGTCCTTCGCTATGCCAATACCTAGGGAGCTCACGGTTGTACTATCCGTTCTGTGGTACGTTATTAAACCAGCTTCGAACAGCCTCTGAGCTGACTCCATGATTTTTACAGCCGACGCCTTCAACACCCTAGAAGCCTCGGCAAGCATCGTATCAGTGGTGTAAGGTGGTGGCGGATTAACCTCGATCTCTTCCCTCTTAACGCCAGCTATTGTTACCTTTCCGCTGCTTTTTACGGAGTCCGCGAACCCCTTTGGTGCTTTGAATACTAGCTGGATTGCTAGTCCATCCAGTTTCAGCATTACGAGCTCCGCCTTAACCTTGTGCTTTTCTGTTCTTTCGACCACCCAGCCGAGAACCGGCGTCTGAACTCTACCAGCCGAAAGGAAGTTGAGATTAAACGCCTTCCACAGCATTGGGCTCAGCGTAAAACCGATCCACCTATCCTCGATTCTTCTAACTATCTGCGCATTAACCATGTTCTCGTCCAATTCGCCGGGGCTTTTCAGCGCCTCTGTAATACCCCTCTTGGTTACTTCGTGAAATCTAACCCTGTATATGTTCTTGTTGAAAGGCTTTAACAGTAGAGTCACGTCCCATCCTATTTTCTCCCCCTCCGCGTCGGGGTCTGTTCCCACCAGCACTTCGTCGACTTGCGAAGCTATTTTCCTGAGAACCTCTATAACGGGTAATGCATCCACTAAAACCCTACCACCGCAGTAGGGGCATTCCTCCTCGTCTCTTGGGACATTCCTACCGCATTTAGCACACTTTCGTATAGGCTCGTACACGGGCTTGAAAGAGCTATTGTCAACTACCACTCCGAATACTCCAATATTGTCCGTGGTGAGGTCTAGAATGTGCCCCCCCGTCGCGACGATCACCATTAACCTGTTCTCGGCTAAGACCTCGTAGGTTTGAACTCCATTTACGACCCTTCTAGTAGGTTTACCGAACATCTTGGCTATGGTTTTAGCTTTGTTAGGTGATTCAACGACGAATAGCGTCGTCTTCATGAGCTCCTTTTCCTTCATTTTCAACTTGCCTTCCAGCACTAGTCTAACTTTCGCCCTGTCCTCATCTACCTTTTCTAGTACCTCGTTAACCAGCTGCTCATTGTACTCTCTAAACTCCACTTCTTCGAGCAAGTACTTCAAATCTCGAAGGAGGGCTTTGAATGCCTTCTCCTCGTCTACTACTAGCACGCTAAGCCCTTTTGTTAAGCCTCCCACGTAGAGCCTAGATGTTCTGCCACTACCCTGCACGTAAGCCACTACATCCGGTATTATGAAGAAGTACTCTCCTTCCCTACCACCGAGGACTATCGTTTCACTCCTTTTCAGCTTCTCGACTACTTCGGGGTCTTTTAGCACTTTATTCATGAACTTAAGGGCCTCTCCCGCGACCTTTCTCGCAAATTCTTGGTAGCCTTCCAGCTCTTTGCCTGCTTTCAAGGCCTCTCTCACGGCTTCGAGGGCCTCTCTACCTGCCGTTCGGATCTTGATTAAGCCTCCGAGCACCCGGTTAAATTCTTCCTGGTACTTCTCGTAGACGATGTCCTTTATTTCATTCAGGAGCATGAGCCATCTACTAGGCTGGAAATCCTCGATGCTGATTTTCAGCTTGAATTTTGGAACACCAGCGAAGACCGCGTACCTGACTCTCTCCGGGAGGTCTATGCCCCTGACGAGTGGGCCTCGGTACGATGCTATACCTATTAGCGCGTCCAGTTCCCCGTTCACGAACATCCTGAACAGCTTCTTCTTGGACTTCATGTAGGCTTCTACCCTCAAGCCTCTCTCCTTTAGATATCCTGCTAGCTTTTCGGCGTACTCAACCCCCCTATCCATTGGTACGTATATTAGCCCGCCGGTACCAAGCTTCGCCACGATTTTTGCGATCACCTCTTCGAGCTGCTCACCAGCCGGCTTTAAGTAGATGTCTACGATGTTTCTGCCAAACTCAGCCTTACCCCCAACCGTGAAGCCGTAAAGCGCATTTAGCAACCTTACTCTCTTTGTTCTCCTAGCGGTTTGCGTAGCGCCGCTAACCACGATCATGCCCTTAACCCCCTCTCGAAGTAGTGTCCTGAGCTTACCCGCCTCTGCCAGTAGTTGCCTGGACTTATCCGGGTCTTCAACGGCTACCTTTCTAGCCTCCTTTTCCAGGTTCTCAGCCTCTTCGACTATTTTCACTGCTTCTTCCGGTACACCGAGCATTCTTAGTACTATGTCTACGCATTTGCTCCTCCTCAAGAAGCTATCTACATCATCCACGAATGCCACATCTACCGGTTGCTGGAGTTCCGGCCTCTTCATTAGGGAAAGGGGGGTTGTAACTATTATTGATGCTGTAGGCGCTTTGATGAGCGTCTCTTTTTTAGCTTTATCGACCATTAAGCTATGGTAAGCAACGATCTCCACGTTGGTGAGCCCTAGTTTTTCCCTCGCGACTAGCATCTTCTCATGAACCTGGCTAGCGAGGAGGCTCGTGGGGACCAGGATCAAGGATTTCTTGCCCTCGCGGGCGGCATAGAGGGCTAGTATTATCTGCATTGTAGTTTTACCGCTCCCTGTCGGCGCAACCATGGCGAAGCTCTCGTTATTGAAGAACCTGCGCGCCCAGAGCCTCTGGAGTCCCCACATCCTGGAATTGACGACTGCAGTAAACACTTTATCTACTTCTTCAACTCTCCTTTCGATTCTTTTAATGCCGTAAGAATACCCCCTCAACCTAGTGCCCATTTTACTGGTACACTCGTCGCAGGGCTCTCCGGCAACGAGCCTAGTAGAGGTTATATCTCCTCTACAATTAGGGCACATTCCTCGAAAAATCGCTTCTACACCCACACGTTTCTCCCCAATAATGTAAATGGAAGTGTTAATGGTGACTTATAAAGCCTCTGTGTAGCACTTCTCGCAAAAGCCTTATAAAATTAGTAGCTGGCTTGGTTTACAGAGCATTATTAGAGGGTGATCGCTACTTCCACCACCTAGCACGCCGTTTCTTACGGCGTCCGACCCTTTCACCTCCTCGAAGGGCGTAGAAGAGGCTAGTTGTCAGTGCCTAGTACCATCTAAACTGGTTACCTGGCTATAAGGTATTTTAAGGTGCTCTGTATCAGTGCAGTAGTGATACGCTAAAGGTGCTCACGTTGAGCGCTGTTGAACTGTCCCTTGCAAAGTTAATTGAGGCTATTAGAAGGAATGAAGTGGATAAGCTAAGGGAAGAGCTGAGTAGAGTGGAAAGGATCTCGATGATCGTCTACAAGCTACCCTGGTTCGAGCTGAAAGTTAGAGCGCCTGATAAGAGGCTAGTAATGCTCAATCAGGGGATACTCAATAGACTTGAATACGCGTTACTCAAAACAACTGTAGAGGCTGCTAAGAACGGCAGGTTGCCTGTTTTTAAAGACATAGCTAACGCGGCGGGCGACTACAAGGCATCTGCAAAGTACCTCGTAATGCTAGCCGACATGGGCTACGTGGTCTTCCCTGATCCGGCTAAAGCGGCAAAACTCAGAGAAGCGGTGAAGGCGGTCTCCGAGAGCAGGTACCGGAGGTGTATACTCAAAGCACTTGACCTCCCCGTGGTGCTAAATATCAATGTGCTAGAAAGTAGCGCGGTGAAGGTGGATTGCACGTTTAGAAGTGGTAAACTCTCGTGCAACTTCTATTCACATAACGAAGAGAGGGAGCGCGCGAAGCTTCAAGTGAACATCTTCAACGAGTACATCTAGTAACTGGTGACATCGTTTAAACGCGCTGTGAGCATGTAGCACTCAGCAAGAGATGGGGGAATTCGTTACCTGCTGATTACGAACTACTCCTCCAGAATCGCCTTAATGAAGGCTTTGTGAATGTTGTATGGTTTGGGTTTTAAGGCGAAACCGGTACTTAGCGTGATTTGTGCACTCACCTTACCAATGATATGCCTCGTCCTGAATCCTTCCCATCCATACTTCTCTACGTTACTTACTACTAGCTCCTTCAACGTCTTCACGTCTTCGTATACGAACACCCTTCCGGGAGCTACGACCACGATAGCGTTTACTTTTCCAAGTAGACTTGCGTAAGGGGCTATGGCGTCATTAAAGCTCTCAATGAATACCACGTTGTTACCCCCCCGTATAAGTTCTAGGCACTCGTTCAGGCTTTCTTCGGAATTGGCGGACTCCATGTACTTAACTAACTCGTCAATAGAGCTTTCCTCGGCATGAAGCGCTAATAGCATCTTCTCGAGGGTCCTTCTCGTGGCCGGGGGCGCCCTCTTGAGGCTCTCCGGGTAGTAGTAGTGTCTAGTTGCTTTGCTACGGCAATTCGTTATTCTAGAAAGTACTGCCGTCGAGTACATGCTCTCCAAGTCCGCCATGTAAGTATCCATACTTTGTTCATAGAAGCGGGGATCGGGTGGTATGGTGGCGATCGCTAGAGGGTTGCTCAAAGCCGGATCCTTAACGAACCCGTTTTCATAGTATAGTGTAACGTCATTGCCAACTAGTAACCCCAACTCAATGCTTTTCTTAATAGTCCTCGGACTATACCATAGATTATGTCCTGCGACAGGTTTAAATACTCCAACTCTTAACCCAGTACTCCTAGCATACGATGCAGAACTGAGCACGAACCACGTTTTACCCGAATCGTAGGGTATTAAACCAGTAACCAGTATCAGCTTGTCCACGAACCGTCCACCCTACCATAAAGATGTAACGTAGCTGTTAAAGAGGATTATACTGGAAGATCCCGGGATTCAGCTCTTATATAAGTTTATAGGGTGATTTCACTGCCTCATCTTTGCCCCCCTACATCGGTCTCGGGGATTCATCATTGAGGGCGTTCAGGGGTACCCCTAAACCCTTGAACCTGCCCCACTCCTTGGGCACGTGGATGATGTTTTCCTCGGGGTGGTGTGCGTAACCTGGGTAATGGACAATATATAGGCATATATAGTTAATTTAGTCCTTACTTAAAGCACCAAATCCGTATGTAAATCAACGGGGCTCACGTTGAACGCGCTTCTACTCACCGGGTTAGCGCTAGCAGCACTATACGCCATTGCGATAGGAGCCAACGACATGGCCAACATTATAGGTGTACTCGTCGGCGGTAAAGTTACAAGCTATAAAATAGCGGTCGCTGTGTTTACTAGTAGCGTCATTGCTGGCGCCCTGCTTCAGGGACACATGGTTATAAAGACTCTAGGACGCGGCATCGTGAAGACTCTTGACATCCACGGGGCTGTCGCAGCCTCCTTAGCCGCCATACTGTGGATCATTATTGCTTCGAGACTCGGATTACCAGTTTCAACATCCCAGAGTGCCGTCAGTAGCGTAATCGGCGTAGGGCTAGCATACATCCTGAAGAAGTGGGAGTGGAGCCTTGTAGATTTCAGTGTCATTAATAAGATATTAATTAGCTGGTTAGCCTCGCCAGCGCTGGCGATGCTCCTCGCCGCCATCATTTACACCAGCTTAAATAGACTACTGGAAAAGAAGGCACCGAAGGAAGGCCTCATCAAGGCGCTGGCAGTAACACTCGCGGGCTGGGATGGCTACTCGTTCGGCGCGAACGACGTTGCCAACGCTACGGGAGTATACTTAGCAGTAATGGAGGTTGCCGGGTACTCTAGGGGTATTGGTGCGTCGGTACTACTAGCTCTACTGGGTGCTGTATTCATCGCGCTGGGAGGGGTAATTATGGGAAGGCGGGTGGCAGAAACGGTGGGGTTTAAGATAACTCGGCTCGACCCCGTGGGCTCTATTTCGTCATCCCTGGTATCGGCTTCATCTACATGGCTTTTCACAACGATACCGTATATGGTTATGGGTTACGGCATACCGGTGTCAACGACATACATAACCGTTGGCACGGTAATGGGCATTGGAGTAGCTAAGTACAGGAGTATTAAGAGAGGCCTTAACGTTAAACTAGTACTAACAATACTGTCAGCCTGGGTGCTAACGCTACCCATTGCCGCACTCTTGGGAATGTGCTTTTATTACGCTTTGGTGATTCTATTTGGAGGTGCGTAAATTTGTCTACTTGGAGCTGGATTTCGAGAGATAAGGAGAGAAGAGCTCTTAGACTCTATATCGAGCACGTCTCTAGAGTTCTTAACGTAGTTGAGCACGCCACCGAGGCGTTAAAAGCATATCATGCAGGCAACTGGGAGAAGTTCAGCGAAGAGTGGAGAAAGGTGTTTGATTTAGAGCGTGAAGCTGATGAGATCAAGAGGAAAATTCTCGCCGAGCTGTCACAAGAAGTTTTTCACCCCATTGACCGCGAAGAGGTAATTAGGCTTGTTATCACGAGCGACGATGTGGCCTCACATGCGAAGGCATGGACGAGAAGGCTCGGTTACGTGCATGACGATGTTTTACCGAAAGGCATTGTAGAGAGGTTCATAGAAATAGCCAAAAACGTGCAAGAAGCAACGACGTTAATTAAAGAA comes from the Desulfurococcaceae archaeon genome and includes:
- a CDS encoding inorganic phosphate transporter yields the protein MNALLLTGLALAALYAIAIGANDMANIIGVLVGGKVTSYKIAVAVFTSSVIAGALLQGHMVIKTLGRGIVKTLDIHGAVAASLAAILWIIIASRLGLPVSTSQSAVSSVIGVGLAYILKKWEWSLVDFSVINKILISWLASPALAMLLAAIIYTSLNRLLEKKAPKEGLIKALAVTLAGWDGYSFGANDVANATGVYLAVMEVAGYSRGIGASVLLALLGAVFIALGGVIMGRRVAETVGFKITRLDPVGSISSSLVSASSTWLFTTIPYMVMGYGIPVSTTYITVGTVMGIGVAKYRSIKRGLNVKLVLTILSAWVLTLPIAALLGMCFYYALVILFGGA
- the rgy gene encoding reverse gyrase, translating into MGVEAIFRGMCPNCRGDITSTRLVAGEPCDECTSKMGTRLRGYSYGIKRIERRVEEVDKVFTAVVNSRMWGLQRLWARRFFNNESFAMVAPTGSGKTTMQIILALYAAREGKKSLILVPTSLLASQVHEKMLVAREKLGLTNVEIVAYHSLMVDKAKKETLIKAPTASIIVTTPLSLMKRPELQQPVDVAFVDDVDSFLRRSKCVDIVLRMLGVPEEAVKIVEEAENLEKEARKVAVEDPDKSRQLLAEAGKLRTLLREGVKGMIVVSGATQTARRTKRVRLLNALYGFTVGGKAEFGRNIVDIYLKPAGEQLEEVIAKIVAKLGTGGLIYVPMDRGVEYAEKLAGYLKERGLRVEAYMKSKKKLFRMFVNGELDALIGIASYRGPLVRGIDLPERVRYAVFAGVPKFKLKISIEDFQPSRWLMLLNEIKDIVYEKYQEEFNRVLGGLIKIRTAGREALEAVREALKAGKELEGYQEFARKVAGEALKFMNKVLKDPEVVEKLKRSETIVLGGREGEYFFIIPDVVAYVQGSGRTSRLYVGGLTKGLSVLVVDEEKAFKALLRDLKYLLEEVEFREYNEQLVNEVLEKVDEDRAKVRLVLEGKLKMKEKELMKTTLFVVESPNKAKTIAKMFGKPTRRVVNGVQTYEVLAENRLMVIVATGGHILDLTTDNIGVFGVVVDNSSFKPVYEPIRKCAKCGRNVPRDEEECPYCGGRVLVDALPVIEVLRKIASQVDEVLVGTDPDAEGEKIGWDVTLLLKPFNKNIYRVRFHEVTKRGITEALKSPGELDENMVNAQIVRRIEDRWIGFTLSPMLWKAFNLNFLSAGRVQTPVLGWVVERTEKHKVKAELVMLKLDGLAIQLVFKAPKGFADSVKSSGKVTIAGVKREEIEVNPPPPYTTDTMLAEASRVLKASAVKIMESAQRLFEAGLITYHRTDSTTVSSLGIGIAKDYVEKVFGLEFFHGRRWEKEGAHECIRPTRPLDSGQIKALKAAGLIAIAVPLRPEDYRLYDLIFKRFIASQMKAARVERTSFKLVLGDFVREFSFITNIIEEGFIRLTKRFNPVDLGTLKDGEYAVLDVSFITIPEYPLYTYSELVRLMRDRGIGRPSTYAKILDVLRRRGYILEVSKNKLVATPRGKKVFKFLSENFGKLIGEERTRILQEKMDLVEAGKEKSENILKEFYEEIQMVSRNPHS
- a CDS encoding DUF47 family protein, which gives rise to MSTWSWISRDKERRALRLYIEHVSRVLNVVEHATEALKAYHAGNWEKFSEEWRKVFDLEREADEIKRKILAELSQEVFHPIDREEVIRLVITSDDVASHAKAWTRRLGYVHDDVLPKGIVERFIEIAKNVQEATTLIKEASKELLAGHKEKALELADRIEVIEERVDDMRVETLKEVFSYCDSARISYCLLAKEVVDILEDAADKCEDVADVLRSIALLRR